ACCTAGTCTAATAAAAATCTCTGATCGTTTCTAAGCACTGGACGGATACCTGATAAGCTACGTTTACTTATTCGTCttactcttattttttttcttttcttttttttcaatttttttctttttttttctttttttaattgaattgatTAAAACTTGAAAAGGATAAGAGCAAGACAAAGACAAAATTTaaagagacatatatatatatgtatgtagaaaaagaattaaaaagaaatcgaattaatttattaaaaacaaaaaaaaggaaaaatttgtGAGATATTTAGATTCCTCGATAGAGatatggaaaaaatatatttaacaaggcgagatatttttcatatatatatacgtatgtattgtacatatatgtttcttttcagaaaaaataaaaagaagaaaagaaaaaagaaaaaagaaattcacggAAAAAGCTAATTTCAGGTAAGATTCTAAGTTAATAAGAGTACTTGATGCGTTATATGATCGTACGGTAACGTAAtatgttaatttattatgCACTAACGAGTTTCAACTAACTAGATAAAATTAACGAGTTTATTCCGTAAGATTGCACGTTCCAAAAATTCTTACGAAATCCATTTACAGCATACTTCTTTACCAGATCgataattgtcatttataataatagaatcaattaaaaataattttctttgtttcttattatctttataaatttttcagtAATCTTTCATAAAtcgtaatttttcatatttattatatatatataaaacagaagaaaagttaaaatagagagaattagcaaaatattatataaatatttttttagtgaacgaataattcattaaatggTTTAAATATTGTGTATTTCAACACCATTCACaaccattttctattttccggAAAGAgctgttattttattatttttaataattatataatacgattataattCGATTCGAAGAAACGATAACCGATCAGAATAAATCCAGCGATGTATAATAATTGCATCGTTGACAGGTCACTTGCCGAATTGCATAGATCGGTACTACAGATATGACAAGATTCGACCATGTCTCGACCATTTGTCATAAGCGGACTGCAAGGACCATCGGTTATATCTGTTTCATCGTGATTTGGTATCGCACAGGAACGTATCACGACACGATCACCGCCATctgaaaataatcaataattttttaataattttctagttTCAAATCTtgacgtttttttttatttttattactcttaaGTTCTATTTCGGCACTCGATTTATTAGCtccatatttaaataaatttattcttgataatgagtaaattaaataataataaattatatacatatggtatatatatttatatatataattttataattatatttataatatattaatatatacatatattatataattataatatatcaatatatacatatgttaaattaataataataacaattacattatTCGTCACCGATATGTAAACAAAATTAAgaacgtagaaagaaaaataaaatggtatAATTTCTAAGATTATCAATAAATTAGTTGTTGATTTCGTGATAATCGAGATCAGGAGATGATTCAACTGTACGGAATGACGAGGGATCTTGCTGAGAGATAGACGCAGTTGCATGGCATGATTCGTCGTAGGTAAAATGCTGACGGAAGTCTGTACAACTAGTTGCGTGAATAATATCCTGCGTTTACTATGTTCCTTTCGTCACCGTAGAGTTAAGACACGCGATGTTTCAGTCAACaacgtattatattattgcgcAATCCAGCTCGATTTAAAATGCAAGTGACGCActcattaatatttctatcagcacgataaaaaaaagatgacaACAAATATTGTAAACGAATCATTtacacatattttatttttttcttttttctctttttttcctctcatcTTTCACACGTTTATCTATCTCGTACGAATTTTCgaacacatttttttcttgattatatgaaattaaaaatgataaaacacATCTTGATATCAtacgaaaatgataaaaactaaaaaaagataaaaaaaaaaataaaagaacatatATTATCTTTCGTATGAATGGTTTGTttgttgataaataaaaatcgtataagtAATTTTGATTCAAGTTAGTCATAGTACTCATCATATCGAATACCAGTGTActaaatttcgaaataatgtGTTGATCATTGATGGAAGAGGGGATAAGTCGAGGTCGTTCCGGTAGACGGAAAATTCACTCCTATACCATTTCGTGAAACAATAGAAGAGCATACGTAACATATGATTCCCATCTGATTCATGCCGGTAATGTGCTTCATCAAACAGGTTTAATTACAAGTAGAGAAACAGGTAATCTGTTCCATCAAAATCATATGCCACAAATGATCTTACATTAAATCGagcattattaacattttttcatgagaaaaataaataatcttgcAGTTATTtgtcagataaaaaaaaatttttttttaaagaattttcataATTCTTCAATTCATGAATGcataaacaatttcttttttctttttttttttaattcatgaGATAAATAAACGGATCATTTTGCAAAATTTGAATAATCTTGACCTTAATGTGTGCCTAATTAGTTCAATTGCCATACATAAGAATGTCATCACTAGTTACAAAAATAAACGTGTCTCATTAAGAATTATAGGTGCGTTCTCCATTAAATCATTCGATGCATTTTCGCGATAAGAGTTACAGAGTTTAGAAgctaatatgtttattgagacgtatcatcgaattaatgagtaatgtacaattttatttttgtactcATCATCTGAGAATTACAGTTGTTCATCGAgaatcgtttgaaaatttttttttatattaattattttatacatatatattatttagttggattattattattattatttttattataattattatatgtatatactattcGCTTAGATtagtatatacattattatctttcttgatttaattatatttttttttcttattttattattgagattttttatttttaaaattttatacaagttattattatactttcacGATTATGATTTGCAAAATACGAAACATACCTCTTTTGACCATTTTACGACAAATTGGTTTAGAACTAGCATAAGGACCTCTTCCACACTCTTTCACATGAAACATAGCTTGATGTTCGGTAGTATTCATGGGATCACCGCACATGGCGTTCATGTGAGATGAACACTCCCAACACTTTAACGCTGAGCctaagttaaaaaataaaaaaacaaagacaaaTACACCATAAATTCTATTCTTTCGAGACTAATTTTTTAAACTCGGAATAGTAAATTTCTATGGAAGTAAATGTCAACAGGATGATTCATTCGTCATAACAAATTATGTAataagttatttaaaaaaaacagaaaaaagaaaaaaaacatggaATAAATTTACGACGAAACCGTAAAAGGTGTGTGAAATTAAATAGGAGTCGCAaagaattattgattttttgcCAATAACATATTTCATTACTTAAACGAAGTTACTTAAGAGAAATGAGTCAACAAGGTAGAAAAAGAGCGCCTATTTAAAAGGATACATGGGTGCgatcattttttatctcttcaaaTTTTGACATctaattacagtaatattattcaataaacaCATTCCTCTTATATCGTATCATTacatttcttaattaatataagaaaaaacaatcgaATTAAGTAATTTTactgtaataaaattattaataaaatatattttctaatatcgctaaaaatttttaaaatgattttcaaataaataaaacaaaataaaataaaataaaatacaataaaataaaagaaagaaaggaaaaaagtaaacaaaaaagaaaatggaaaaatcatACAAACTTACCAGAATTTgcgaaaatagtaaaaaatactGTCAGAAGCATCCAAAAAGTATTGGAAATCATATTGAATactcaaaaagaaatttgaatcaaaacaagagagaaagagagggagatatctatatctgtatatacatatgtatatatatatatatatatatatatatatatatatatgtataaatatttcgaaaaaaccGTAACTTATGGTATGCGATATATGTTCGGCTTTCAACGGGGCGGAGGGGGAAATAAAAGAGCACTATGATTTGAAAAACCGGCGTCGCGGAACGTGTCTACTTTGAAACTGAAGAGAGAGACGACACCCTCTTTTACGGAGAACACGCACAAAtcttctccttccctctcttcgtatacacataaacacacacacagtatacagcatctctctttctttcactctcgttaagcttcttctatctctgtctatgCTTCGTCATAATAACACGTCGTGCGTGCCCCCGGACAACTCCCCACCAACTTGAATGCAGGCAGACTCTCTGCCAGGAAGTAGGAGTAAAGAGCAAACAACAGCCAAGAAGCCTTTTTAAGAGAGTCGAAACAGGGCCCTCGTTCCAACTCGTTTAGGACAATTAACGACACGGCTAATCGTTCGAAactatttttcgttattttcctcTGCAATGTCTTCTTTCacttttgaaagagaaaaagagaaagagagagagagagagagagagagagagagagagagagagagagagagagtgagtgagaaagagagggagttCTATTCAGTAAATAGTGAGCTGTCATATTTGTTTTAGAACGAAATTGGAACCAAGTTTTTTTGCGaatttttgttacaatatttgaatatcaggtacatttttcctattttttttcatattatttttcttttcttttctaaatattGTATCCTGGTAAGTGTTGCTTATGAAATTTCGCATGTAAGAAAAATaccaaaaattttttatatctttgcaATATTGAAGTGGAAATTAgctattatataaatagaatatatttacatttattataatatattataattataatatattataatataataatggtcTCCCACTTGATTTTGTAGGATTGTAAATTCTATGTATCGAATCCGAAAATGATGTCTATCAAAGCtcattcaatatttaaatgcaaaatagctattaaatcaaaatttattaaatttatgcattaccatatatttatatattataatatatgtatataatatataataataataataataataataataataataataataataataataataataataataataataataataataataataataataataataataataataataataataataataataataataataataataataataataatgataatgataatgataatgataatgataatgataatgataatgataatgataatgataatgataatgataatgataatgataatgataatgataatgataatgataatgataatgataatgataatgataatgataatgataatgataatgataatgataatgataatgataatgataatgataatgataatgataatgataatgataatgataatgataatgataatgataatgataatgataatgataatgataatgataatgataatgataatgataatgataatgataatgataatgataatgataatgataatgataatgataatgataatgataatgataatgataatgataatgataatgataataataataatgataatgataataataataataatgataataataataatgataataataataatgataataataataatgataataataataataacaatgataacaatgataataatgataataatgataataatgataacaatgataacaatgataacaatgataataatgataataatgataataataataataatgataataatgataataataatgatgatgatgataataataataataataataataataataataataataataatgatgataataatgataataataataatgatgatgataataataataataataataataataataatgatgataataatgataataataataatgatgatgatgatgataataataataatgataataatgataataataataataataataataataatctctctttctctttctctttctctctcttttttctctcctcttatGAAATTGTACATTCGATTTATCGAAATCAACAATAGTAACggtcgataaaataaatattttctaaattaattaattttttattattttcattttataacatCAAtcgataattgatattttgcagaaaataaataattatttttaataaataaaaaaataaaaataaacagaagAGAATATCTTCTTATTTGTTCCGTACATTGTGTTTAAGATCCTTAATATATGTAGCTTAATGTTCGCTCTTCTTCTTTGTACTCGATTATTTAATCGTTTCaatctataattatgatttaatgGAGGAGATTAACCCTAATGCGTATCGATGTGagttatttcgatattatcgtactCGAAATgatgttactatcgatattctcttttttatcgatgcatatatttaatcgttttaattagaTTCTAATTgagtattttatttaaaccAAGCAGACcaacaataaataaacaattgattcatttgtttatcgattattttgcAATCAGCGTGATAAAATTCTTCCACGTGAATAATAtactaaagaaaagaaataaggaaaataaaaagatttatacggagataataaattatatacacgaTCTTTCAGATTtgtgtattaataaaaaagaaataaagtatatttcataaatatattttaatgtaatattaattatgttgattattatatcgaatgaaaatttttcttttcactagtttacgtttaattatataattaatttttggtTAACTTAAattcgttaaataatattcataattatttaattatacacagacatatatatgcatattaatgaaataaataattaaataataaaaagtaattattattgaatttgaCAGATTCAATATTATCGAAGAAACGGCTAAATGAAACGATGTAAAGCGAGGCTTGCCGATTCGTTAAGAAGAACTTGTCAGGGGTCAGGGGAACATTTAACCTCACGAAGAATTACCGAATTGACTCGATCATTTGACCCCTTCCCCTCGGTTCCGAAAGACACGAAGAAAGAACGATGCAGCAACGTTTAGGTcagcttcttcttttacttctctgACGAATTGTCATAGAAGGAGTGAGCCTGTGGATCTCTTCTCCGGTTCATTCATAAGTCGATTTAATTTCAAGCTCGAAAGTCAACTGGCTTTTCCGGTCTTAAAACATGTTTTGAACTCTTTTGTTCAAAGATTCGAGACAGTATATTTtgtgtattttttcttcttttttttctcctcgtcATTTATTCCGTCACCGTTTGTTCATTTCTTTGTACGAGAACAATTGTCGTATTTcatattcgaattattttttttatacagggTGGGCCAAAAGTTTTCAAATGCTTCAAAAGTTCCTAagcgattttaaaaatcaattactctttttaGAGACTTTTTAAacagatttcttcttttctttttctttaaaattttatgacTACAAACtaaggaatatttttataatctgaaaaataaattatcctaaaaaattgaaaaagatcaattaatttttaagatcATCTAAAGAGTTTTGAATCACCCTGTATTTTTGTAAGTTAATTGCAAATTCTCAAAAAACGTAAAACtgatagaaaaaagtaattatttttaatattttatacgtatGTTAATATAAGCttggaaatttattataatataactataataaacaagaaacaaaatttcgaaaatgtagatattttttattttatatattttctagaaatgaaatatcgatagaagagaaataaattatataagcttattaaaaaaaagataatatatttataataaatgagaaaacTTTTTTTGAAAACACAGGTGTTCTTTATTctagatatttttttgttcccaaggaataaaaaatccaagataaacagataataaataaataaattggtttccataatttatttgcaattatttgtactttttatcatacgttttaatttattaataccaacaatatagtcacaaaaaagaacaaatttttctttaaatcgtCAAATTATTGACGGTATCAACATTTTTGACAAATTCAACACCATTAGAACGACAATTCCTAAAATATTAGGTTTCATTGATGGATGATTATTACAACCATAGCCCTCGCAAAAGAAACATTCGATGCTCGAATGTGGATAATATTGTTCATGTTCACAATAACGATCAATTTTTCGACTGGGTACACATCCTCTTACCGTTACCAGGATGTTCCTAtctaaaacattgaaattcattgttttattaaaactaataacaatatatccacgcaaaaatgaatagaaatatttttaaacaattaacaaattacattttaaataataaaatttcttttgactTACACATTATAACACCTTTCAGACAATGAAACGATTCATTTCTAGGACAAAATATCAAACCCATAGAATGTCCTGGGACGTAAGGATCATTACACTCTCTTTGATGgccattttttaaattagtaTTGCACTCATAACACCATAGATTTTCACAGCCCGTCGATTCTGTCAAAATTACATTGacgcatttcttttttctttttttttgtgtgtgtatatgtatatatatacaaaagtaatggaataaatatatgtatatatatatataaaattcttgtataaattattacgaaatataagaaagaaagacaaagttAGTAGAACAATTAACCATGTGACATGTATATAcgctataaaaaaagaaaaagaaagaaaaataaagattaaagtAGATATTTATTCAACAAGacatttcctttccttctgaAACACGACACGCGTAAAATAGGACTAAATTCTGGCCTCTCATAGACGTCGACTAAAGTACCCAATcagattaattaaaacaatttgtttaaaaagcACATTAGTCAatctcgattaaaaaattaaattattattactcactTATTACATTAAAGACGAGCAAAGATATCGTCAGCACTGTTAAGTATTCGACCATGTCGGATGCTGTTAATAAAAACGTACCTGCTATTCGCGTCTTTAGCGAGTCGAGATATCTTATCtttggtaataaaaatgaagagcAAGTAaaggtaagaaagaaagagagagagaaagagagaaagagagagaaagaaagaaagaaagagagagagagagagagagagagagagagaagacactttaggtatttttttttcatatgaaataacacgttaattgaaaaattagatTGGGCCATTGTTACGTTCTtctttaagaatttttttattatgtctaAATAATACTACTTTATTataccaaaataaaataagaaatacttCTATATGATACTagatagtaatatataatatattataacagtAATTTATACGATACTATAaagtatatttcataatagtatatattattagttaTAGTACTATCatagtataatatacatactaaTATatcacaatatatattataaatactatgtatagatagatacaatattatatatacatacataaaatcaTATAGCACATACAGTGCTATAAAATACTATACTAATAAGTATACTACATGTAATACTGAATAAAAATCTTCATCAtttagaaaggaaagaataattcaaataaaacaAGGTTAGTCAACACGCTTTTTTATTGctcgttataattatcgtgcGGCAAACACTTTTATTTGACCTCGAAAGCTTTAGCATTTTCTCGATACCAATATCCAAGCTCGAGAATCCATATCCATTGCGTACACGTAGAGATAcgatagttttatatatatatatatatatatatatatatatatatatatacatatatatatatgtgtgtgtgtgtgtgtattcttttattttttatttatttttttgttttattttattattttttaaacaaacaaCAGTCgtctttaaatatttgtatatatataatattatgtatatattcgtatctcatacgtatatttgtgtgtgtgtgtgtgtgtgtgtgtgtgtgttgagaggtctgtgtatatatgatatacttTTGCTAGCGAAGAACGCACATGCGACGTATTCGATTTACGGCGTATAACAAgaggaaaatataattttttgcaaTTTCGATGTATTATCTCTATTAGGATAAAATACGTAGTTCGAGATTAAATATTCGTATTAGATTTCGAACACGACATATcctaagaaattaaaaaaaacattgtgGCTGAAATTGCTTTGGACACTTGGGGAACGGGAGGATAGGAGAGATTTTCATGATAGAAAGAGGTCGTATGCAATGACGATAACTGTGATTCGAAAGTGGACATGAATTTACGGATTAATTTGGAAAATGGGAGGTGATAGAGAATGTTGG
This Vespa crabro chromosome 7, iyVesCrab1.2, whole genome shotgun sequence DNA region includes the following protein-coding sequences:
- the LOC124425561 gene encoding uncharacterized protein LOC124425561 translates to MISNTFWMLLTVFFTIFANSGSALKCWECSSHMNAMCGDPMNTTEHQAMFHVKECGRGPYASSKPICRKMVKRDGGDRVVIRSCAIPNHDETDITDGPCSPLMTNGRDMVESCHICSTDLCNSASDLSTMQLLYIAGFILIGYRFFESNYNRII
- the LOC124425471 gene encoding uncharacterized protein LOC124425471, which encodes MVEYLTVLTISLLVFNVIKSTGCENLWCYECNTNLKNGHQRECNDPYVPGHSMGLIFCPRNESFHCLKGVIMYRNILVTVRGCVPSRKIDRYCEHEQYYPHSSIECFFCEGYGCNNHPSMKPNILGIVVLMVLNLSKMLIPSII